A stretch of the Chloroflexota bacterium genome encodes the following:
- a CDS encoding aminopeptidase — translation MADSRVVKLAQALVNYSIPVRKGDWFVVRATDLAAPLIREVYREAVKAGANVDVRVGIDGLDEIFFKHASDEQLTHISAVARLTAEKANSTLNIMSDYNLKSLSGIDPARQALAGRARADLSRLFMQRDASGDLRWCITLYPTNASAQEAGMSLAAYEEFVYGAMLLDSDDPVAAWQAQAREQQRLADALTTMRELRILGEGTDLHLAVTGRTWINGDGTKNFPDGEVFSAPIEDSVSGVITYTYPAIFNGREVDGVRLTFDGGRVVKAEARQGEAFLNEMLNMDAGARVLGEIGIGTNYGIQKFTKNMLFDEKIGGTVHLALGAAYAGCGGKNESSLHWDMLVDLRRNGEVQADGRTVMKDGKWLV, via the coding sequence ATGGCTGATTCACGCGTCGTCAAGCTGGCGCAGGCACTGGTCAATTACTCGATACCGGTCCGCAAGGGCGACTGGTTTGTGGTGCGCGCGACCGATCTGGCCGCGCCGCTGATCCGCGAGGTCTATCGCGAGGCGGTCAAGGCCGGCGCAAACGTCGATGTGCGCGTGGGCATCGATGGCCTCGACGAGATCTTCTTCAAGCATGCGTCCGACGAGCAACTGACGCACATCAGCGCGGTGGCGCGGTTGACGGCCGAGAAGGCCAATTCGACGCTGAACATCATGTCCGACTACAACCTCAAGAGCCTGTCCGGCATTGACCCGGCGCGGCAGGCGCTGGCCGGGCGCGCCCGCGCCGACCTATCGCGGCTGTTCATGCAGCGGGACGCGTCGGGCGACCTGCGCTGGTGCATCACGCTCTACCCGACCAACGCCAGCGCGCAGGAAGCAGGCATGTCGCTCGCCGCGTACGAGGAGTTCGTGTACGGCGCGATGCTGCTCGACAGCGACGACCCGGTGGCAGCGTGGCAGGCGCAGGCGCGCGAGCAACAGCGCCTGGCCGATGCGCTGACGACCATGCGCGAACTGCGCATCCTCGGCGAGGGAACCGATCTGCATTTGGCTGTCACCGGACGCACCTGGATCAACGGCGACGGCACCAAGAACTTCCCGGACGGCGAGGTATTCAGTGCGCCGATCGAGGACTCGGTGAGCGGCGTCATAACCTATACGTACCCGGCCATCTTCAACGGGCGCGAGGTGGACGGCGTCCGGCTGACATTCGACGGCGGGCGTGTGGTCAAGGCTGAGGCGCGCCAGGGCGAAGCCTTCCTAAATGAAATGTTGAACATGGATGCCGGCGCGCGGGTGCTGGGCGAGATCGGCATCGGCACCAACTACGGCATCCAAAAGTTCACGAAGAACATGCTGTTCGACGAGAAGATCGGCGGGACGGTGCACCTGGCGCTGGGCGCGGCCTATGCCGGGTGCGGCGGGAAGAACGAGTCGTCGCTGCACTGGGACATGCTGGTCGATCTGCGCCGTAACGGCGAGGTGCAAGCCGACGGCCGCACGGTGATGAAAGACGGCAAGTGGCTGGTTTGA
- a CDS encoding DinB family protein yields MIQLTDRQHWTLLLARGRAKLIEAYVGVSDESLRALTDEGGWTLGDIFAHVAIWEARVARLLPDILASDTPMIPAVADGALEQRAFADIRARGFEAVLADASRDRAALLVALAGAPDDAIARARHLPSGQPFTVRQWAIQELADHDAEHAIHARAARKARGVKFAIGPKAVLAEAFATAHAYLSACAACVPAGEEATLPVTGDWTLKDALGHLADWHETIASAADGARSGQPLTRVEFGRIQEYNDAHAAARQADSWAKVSADYAGSWAHVQAALNAAEQADFTREAAANERGPISLYSWLNIASEHELEHAEFLFEGFVMG; encoded by the coding sequence ATGATCCAACTAACCGATCGGCAGCACTGGACGTTACTGCTGGCGCGCGGGCGCGCCAAGCTGATCGAAGCCTATGTCGGCGTGAGCGACGAGTCGCTGCGCGCGCTGACGGACGAGGGCGGCTGGACGCTCGGCGACATTTTCGCGCATGTGGCGATCTGGGAGGCGCGCGTCGCCCGCCTGCTGCCGGACATTCTGGCGAGCGACACGCCCATGATTCCCGCCGTGGCAGATGGCGCGCTCGAACAGCGCGCCTTCGCCGATATCCGCGCGCGCGGCTTCGAGGCGGTGCTGGCCGACGCGTCGCGCGACCGCGCGGCGCTGCTGGTCGCGCTGGCGGGCGCGCCGGATGACGCGATTGCCCGCGCGCGCCATCTGCCGTCCGGCCAGCCGTTCACCGTGCGCCAGTGGGCGATCCAGGAGTTGGCCGACCACGACGCGGAGCACGCCATCCACGCGCGGGCGGCGCGCAAGGCGCGCGGCGTCAAATTCGCCATCGGGCCGAAGGCTGTGCTGGCCGAGGCGTTTGCCACGGCGCACGCATATCTCTCGGCTTGCGCGGCGTGCGTGCCGGCGGGCGAGGAGGCGACGCTGCCGGTCACCGGTGACTGGACGCTGAAGGACGCGCTCGGCCATCTGGCCGACTGGCACGAGACGATCGCCTCGGCGGCGGACGGCGCGCGGTCCGGCCAGCCGCTGACGCGCGTCGAGTTCGGGCGCATCCAGGAGTACAATGACGCGCATGCCGCGGCGCGCCAGGCCGATTCGTGGGCGAAGGTTTCGGCGGACTACGCGGGGTCGTGGGCGCACGTGCAGGCGGCGCTCAACGCGGCCGAGCAGGCTGACTTCACGCGCGAAGCGGCCGCCAACGAGCGCGGGCCGATTTCACTCTACTCGTGGCTCAATATCGCATCGGAACACGAACTCGAGCACGCCGAGTTTCTGTTCGAGGGATTTGTCATGGGCTAG
- a CDS encoding MBL fold metallo-hydrolase has product MYFKQFSLDGLACQSYFIGDDGAAVVVDPQRDVDMYIAEARERGFAIKHIVETHIHADHVSGNTELAARTGATVYLPAKGGGTFPHAPLGDGDEIRVGAVTLKALFTPGHTPEHIALVVTDASRANEPWFALTGDFLFVGDVGRPDLLGANESRALATQLYDSLHSRLLDLPDGLEVYPGHGAGSLCGRAMSAKLSTTVGFERRFNYALQVDDRQQFVHLMTSDLPTQPPNVPYIKRLNREGPPVLGALEAKRLNAGQARRLIGKGAVVVDTRSSASFGAGHARGALNVHLSSGQFSTRLGFLVSPESPVIFVARNEHEAHAAMVAATRVGLDRHAGFLTPADALGLPQASLPQMTARHLHGALQKHAVAVLDVREKSEYDLGHVPGAQLIPLGQLPARISELPADTPVAIICGSGQRSSSAASHLLRHHNLHVTNVVGGFDAWAAAGLPVEK; this is encoded by the coding sequence ATGTACTTCAAACAGTTCTCGCTTGACGGGCTGGCCTGCCAGTCGTACTTCATCGGCGATGACGGCGCGGCAGTGGTCGTCGACCCGCAGCGCGATGTGGATATGTATATCGCGGAGGCGCGCGAGCGCGGCTTCGCGATCAAACACATCGTCGAGACGCATATTCACGCCGACCATGTGTCCGGTAACACGGAACTGGCGGCGCGCACCGGCGCGACGGTCTACCTGCCCGCGAAGGGCGGCGGGACGTTCCCGCACGCGCCGCTGGGCGACGGCGACGAGATCCGTGTCGGCGCGGTGACGCTGAAGGCGCTGTTCACGCCCGGCCACACGCCCGAGCATATCGCGCTGGTCGTCACCGATGCCAGCCGCGCCAACGAGCCGTGGTTCGCGCTGACCGGCGACTTCCTGTTCGTCGGCGACGTGGGCCGGCCCGACCTGCTCGGCGCGAACGAGAGCCGCGCGCTGGCGACGCAGTTGTATGATTCGCTACACAGCCGCCTGCTCGACCTGCCCGATGGTCTGGAGGTCTATCCGGGCCACGGCGCGGGTTCGCTGTGCGGGCGCGCCATGTCGGCCAAGCTCTCCACGACGGTTGGCTTCGAGCGTCGTTTCAACTATGCTTTGCAGGTGGACGACCGCCAGCAGTTCGTGCACCTGATGACCTCGGACCTGCCGACGCAGCCGCCGAACGTGCCGTACATCAAGCGGCTCAACCGCGAGGGGCCGCCGGTGCTCGGCGCGCTCGAGGCGAAACGGCTCAACGCGGGCCAGGCGCGGCGGCTGATCGGCAAGGGCGCGGTCGTGGTCGACACGCGCTCGTCGGCATCGTTCGGCGCCGGGCACGCGCGCGGCGCGCTGAACGTGCACCTGTCGTCGGGCCAGTTCTCGACGCGGCTCGGCTTCCTGGTGTCGCCGGAGTCGCCAGTCATCTTTGTCGCGCGCAACGAACACGAAGCGCACGCCGCGATGGTTGCCGCCACGCGGGTCGGACTTGACCGGCACGCCGGCTTCCTGACGCCTGCCGATGCGCTTGGCCTGCCGCAGGCGAGCTTGCCGCAGATGACGGCCAGGCATCTGCACGGCGCGCTGCAGAAGCACGCTGTGGCAGTGCTGGACGTGCGCGAGAAGAGCGAGTACGATCTGGGGCATGTGCCGGGCGCGCAGTTGATACCGCTCGGTCAGTTGCCGGCGCGCATAAGCGAACTGCCGGCAGATACGCCCGTCGCCATCATATGTGGCAGCGGCCAGCGCTCCAGCAGCGCGGCCAGCCATCTGTTGCGCCATCACAATCTGCACGTAACCAACGTCGTTGGCGGGTTCGACGCCTGGGCGGCGGCGGGCCTGCCGGTCGAAAAATAA
- a CDS encoding Rdx family protein, with amino-acid sequence MTEEIIKGMEYGMLSSVTLIPSEGGVFEVTVNGQLVHSRNETGTFPQPGAVLAKIKERSPAE; translated from the coding sequence TTGACGGAAGAAATCATCAAGGGCATGGAGTACGGCATGCTGTCGTCGGTGACGCTGATTCCCTCGGAGGGCGGCGTCTTCGAGGTGACGGTCAACGGGCAGTTGGTGCACTCGCGGAACGAGACGGGCACGTTCCCCCAGCCCGGGGCGGTGCTCGCGAAGATCAAGGAACGGTCGCCAGCCGAGTAA
- a CDS encoding SRPBCC family protein has product MFDHQYTHSIEIAAPPAAVWRILSDLRRLPEWYYPSRRVQLPDDGPIAPGKQFLLTIRTAVGIEVPAPGEIVAVDPERMLKWRGRSSGIAATATWRLEPSGAGTRLTHEFAGGGWMMMLSVLSGNAPKTAARRLNGLKHIVETERGR; this is encoded by the coding sequence ATGTTCGACCACCAGTACACGCACTCTATCGAAATCGCGGCCCCGCCGGCCGCCGTCTGGCGCATCCTGAGCGACCTGCGCCGCCTGCCGGAATGGTACTACCCGTCGCGGCGCGTTCAACTGCCCGACGACGGCCCGATCGCGCCCGGCAAGCAGTTCCTGCTCACGATCCGTACCGCGGTCGGCATCGAAGTGCCGGCGCCGGGCGAGATTGTCGCGGTCGACCCGGAGCGCATGTTGAAGTGGCGCGGTCGCTCCAGCGGCATCGCGGCGACGGCCACGTGGCGGCTGGAGCCGAGCGGCGCGGGCACGCGCCTGACGCACGAGTTCGCCGGCGGCGGCTGGATGATGATGCTGTCGGTGCTGTCGGGCAACGCGCCCAAGACGGCCGCGCGGCGTCTGAACGGGCTGAAGCACATCGTCGAGACGGAGCGGGGGCGGTAA
- a CDS encoding amidohydrolase, translating to MLHADTIYLNANVITLDAQERRAQALAMRDRRLAVVGTNDDALALRGPQTAVSDLHGQTVIPGLIDAHNHLLATGKVLRAIPLFGSRSVGDVQAKLHERAAVTPKGQWITGRGWDESLFAEGHMPTRHDLDAVAPDHPVVLYRVWNKLVCNTLALKAAGINRDTPEPPADLLYAGRILRDEHGEPTGVFTDRAKALIDKAVPLPSDAELEACVETACRAYNAVGLTAAVDPGLLPHEMRAYQRVHARGALTVRARLCIAAWGIAPLEDEPLLKERIAGMGVTSGFGDDVLKIDAIKFMPDGGVGDRTALMFEHYLDEPHNYGQNTVDLETFYDLVQWCHDMGWSVETHACGDRMIELTAEAYADAVKRNPNVRVRHRIHHAYLPTPRALEFMRAAGTVAIVQPAFVYNLGESYVKSIGLERARRINPYRTYVEHGIRLAGSSDSAVTDYNPWVGLYAAVRHQTVLGTDYDPRERLTVGEALKMYTRGSAYVTFEENVMGSLEAGKHADFVVLEKDVLAQPVEELKDIKPRLTVMGGREVFSR from the coding sequence ATGCTTCACGCCGATACAATCTACCTCAACGCCAACGTCATCACGCTGGACGCACAGGAGCGCCGCGCGCAGGCGCTGGCCATGCGCGACAGGCGGCTGGCCGTGGTCGGCACGAACGACGACGCGCTGGCGCTGCGCGGCCCGCAGACCGCCGTCAGCGACCTGCACGGGCAGACGGTCATCCCCGGCCTGATCGACGCGCACAATCATCTACTGGCGACCGGCAAGGTGCTGCGTGCGATCCCGCTGTTCGGCTCGCGCTCAGTCGGCGATGTGCAAGCGAAGCTGCATGAGCGCGCGGCCGTCACGCCGAAAGGGCAGTGGATCACCGGGCGCGGCTGGGACGAATCGCTGTTCGCGGAAGGCCACATGCCAACCCGCCACGACCTCGACGCCGTCGCGCCCGACCATCCGGTGGTGCTCTACCGCGTCTGGAACAAGCTGGTCTGCAATACGCTCGCGCTCAAGGCGGCCGGCATCAACCGTGACACGCCGGAGCCGCCCGCCGATCTGCTCTATGCCGGGCGCATCCTGCGCGACGAGCACGGCGAGCCGACCGGCGTCTTCACCGACCGCGCCAAGGCGCTGATCGACAAGGCGGTGCCGCTGCCGAGCGACGCGGAACTGGAAGCGTGCGTCGAGACCGCCTGCCGCGCGTACAACGCCGTCGGCCTGACGGCCGCAGTCGATCCGGGATTGCTGCCGCATGAGATGCGCGCCTACCAGCGCGTGCATGCGCGCGGCGCGCTGACGGTGCGGGCGCGGCTGTGCATCGCTGCGTGGGGCATTGCGCCGCTGGAGGACGAGCCGCTGCTGAAGGAGCGCATCGCCGGTATGGGCGTCACAAGCGGCTTTGGCGACGACGTGCTGAAGATCGACGCGATCAAGTTCATGCCCGACGGCGGCGTGGGCGACCGCACGGCGCTGATGTTCGAGCACTACCTCGACGAGCCGCACAACTACGGCCAGAACACGGTCGATCTGGAGACGTTCTACGATCTGGTGCAGTGGTGCCACGACATGGGCTGGTCGGTGGAAACGCACGCCTGCGGCGACCGCATGATCGAACTGACCGCCGAGGCGTACGCCGACGCCGTCAAGCGCAACCCGAACGTGCGTGTGCGACATCGCATCCATCACGCCTACCTGCCGACACCGCGTGCGCTGGAGTTCATGCGCGCGGCCGGCACGGTCGCCATCGTGCAGCCGGCATTCGTCTACAACCTGGGCGAGTCGTACGTCAAGTCGATTGGCCTGGAGCGCGCCCGCCGCATCAACCCGTACCGGACGTACGTCGAGCACGGCATCCGGCTGGCCGGCTCGTCGGACTCGGCCGTCACCGACTACAACCCGTGGGTCGGCCTGTACGCGGCAGTGCGGCACCAGACGGTGCTCGGCACGGATTACGACCCGCGCGAGCGGTTGACCGTCGGTGAGGCGCTGAAGATGTACACGCGCGGCTCGGCCTACGTCACGTTCGAGGAGAACGTCATGGGTTCGCTGGAAGCGGGCAAACACGCCGATTTCGTCGTACTTGAGAAGGACGTGCTCGCACAGCCGGTCGAGGAACTCAAGGACATCAAGCCCCGCCTGACCGTGATGGGTGGGCGCGAGGTGTTCAGCCGTTAG
- a CDS encoding DMT family transporter — MNVTLGIVAGLLSAFTWAATTVMIRSQSSRIDAISINAFRSLVAGLFFVVATLVLGKLPAFAELTPLLLAALGASLVVGFIIGDTLFFRAITEVGVSVAMPIAMSYPLYVLIVAWLFLKEHITIATVLGTLLVVGGTIVVALSAPPAPAGAHKSRRLGIILAIGAAFGWAFSTVFLRIGVQSLDVFVAGTVRLSLTSLILLIWRAVWMDVRPFRSYGSRSLIVLTVAALLGTGLGSVFYLTAVQQAGAALAATLSTAAPLFATPISVIFLGEKLNRRNVLGMLMCVAGVWAVTVQL, encoded by the coding sequence ATGAACGTAACTCTGGGCATCGTCGCCGGGCTGCTGTCAGCCTTCACCTGGGCGGCCACGACTGTGATGATCCGCTCGCAGTCGAGCCGGATTGACGCGATCTCGATCAACGCCTTCCGCAGCCTGGTGGCGGGGCTGTTCTTTGTCGTTGCCACGCTCGTGCTCGGCAAGCTGCCCGCCTTCGCGGAGTTGACGCCGCTCTTGTTGGCCGCGCTGGGCGCGTCGCTCGTGGTCGGCTTCATCATCGGCGACACGCTGTTCTTCCGCGCCATCACGGAGGTCGGCGTGTCGGTCGCCATGCCGATCGCGATGTCGTATCCACTGTACGTGCTGATCGTCGCGTGGCTCTTCCTCAAGGAGCACATCACCATCGCCACGGTGCTCGGCACGCTGCTGGTCGTCGGCGGCACCATCGTCGTGGCGCTCTCGGCGCCGCCGGCGCCGGCCGGCGCGCACAAGTCGCGCCGCCTAGGCATCATCCTCGCCATCGGCGCGGCGTTCGGCTGGGCGTTCTCGACGGTCTTCCTGCGCATTGGCGTGCAGTCGCTGGATGTGTTCGTGGCCGGCACGGTGCGTTTGAGTCTGACGTCGCTGATCCTGCTGATTTGGCGCGCCGTGTGGATGGACGTACGGCCGTTCCGCAGCTACGGCTCCCGCTCGCTGATCGTGCTGACTGTGGCGGCGCTGCTCGGCACCGGCCTTGGCTCGGTCTTCTACCTCACGGCGGTGCAGCAGGCAGGCGCCGCGCTGGCGGCCACCCTGTCGACTGCCGCGCCGCTGTTCGCGACGCCGATCTCGGTGATCTTCCTCGGCGAAAAGCTGAACCGACGCAACGTGCTCGGCATGTTGATGTGCGTCGCGGGCGTCTGGGCGGTGACGGTGCAATTATGA
- a CDS encoding AAA family ATPase has product MAQALWLPQTKLYPPIMRADALLRPRLQDALQQSIESRPLTLLSAPAGYGKTSLLMAFLRTRADMPAAWLTLDADDNDPARFLNALIGALRRLDLAYGATALAALEATPNPRADVLQISTMLINDIVERGGCDFVLVLDDLEVIQEPVVYDVLEHLLDHLPPLMRLVFASRRDPPLPLARLRARGQMSEFRVADLRLTPDETRTFLNGQLGLGLTADALDTLQKRTEGWPAALRLVISSLERTPSSAEREAFVRDLAHTDRSASEFLAEEVLDRQETEVQNFLLQTAVLEELTAASCRAVMGRDDAADMLDTVYRRDLFVTQLESAQHTYRYHTLFADFLTRELARRQPGQAAILHGRAAAYYEQRDPERAVRHFILAGLDERAARLIEETGEPLLQQGFAESLQKRLAQLPAAVLERRPRLLYLQGACVYERGDPVQARALLQRAAEQLAASGDEAWRGRAIALLAGMSLYQGDLDRSRALIEQALACPIPPDQRVTLLIGRARFGLLQQRWTDSERDLDAALRAAQDHGKIAVLHTVLQLHPTFAFLPHGLEYIERVCLLVRAQLGDPPPAIPLRVAYDGLMALAHLLRGRLADAAQASQDGLFLIQRFGADASGSASLLAMAAVNVEQARGNDAAIEAMLNAIFASIEHGGMGETMVPGPLYQLGRLRWRQGRLPEARQIYDRMAPAEASGKLPGAPVLRAMLGGLLEMADRQFEAAEQTLHRAVQLEAERRASLAFGNARPLLALLYLKWQRPQAAIDALAPLLAECESRGTPGLLLREGDLVIPLLHLAEQTNVHATFARRLLAILGADQAPQPVRVPNTGETLTPREVDVLRLMVAGAGNQAIADALVISLHTVKHHVAQILAKLAVSSRTEAAARARDLRID; this is encoded by the coding sequence ATGGCTCAAGCACTGTGGCTACCTCAAACGAAGCTCTATCCGCCCATCATGCGCGCCGACGCGCTCCTGCGGCCGCGGCTGCAGGACGCGCTGCAGCAGAGCATCGAGTCGCGCCCGCTCACGCTCCTCTCCGCGCCCGCCGGATACGGGAAGACCAGCCTGCTGATGGCGTTTCTGCGAACCCGCGCCGACATGCCGGCCGCCTGGCTTACGCTGGACGCCGATGACAACGACCCGGCGCGCTTCCTGAACGCACTCATCGGCGCGCTGCGCCGGCTTGACCTCGCTTATGGAGCAACTGCCCTGGCCGCGCTGGAAGCGACACCCAACCCCAGAGCCGACGTTCTCCAAATCAGCACCATGCTCATCAACGACATAGTCGAGCGCGGCGGGTGTGATTTCGTGCTCGTGCTGGATGATCTTGAAGTCATCCAAGAGCCGGTCGTGTACGATGTACTTGAACACTTGCTCGATCACCTGCCGCCGCTGATGCGCCTCGTGTTCGCTTCCCGTCGCGACCCGCCGTTGCCGCTGGCGCGATTGCGGGCGCGGGGACAGATGAGCGAATTCCGTGTCGCCGATTTGCGTCTGACGCCGGACGAAACACGCACCTTCTTGAACGGCCAGTTGGGACTCGGCCTGACCGCCGATGCGCTCGACACTTTGCAGAAACGAACGGAAGGGTGGCCCGCCGCGCTACGACTGGTCATCAGCTCGCTGGAACGGACGCCTTCGTCCGCCGAGCGGGAGGCCTTTGTGCGCGATCTCGCACACACGGATCGCAGCGCTTCGGAGTTTCTGGCTGAAGAGGTGCTTGACCGGCAAGAGACCGAGGTCCAGAATTTCTTGCTGCAGACAGCCGTGCTGGAGGAACTCACCGCGGCGTCATGCCGCGCCGTGATGGGACGCGATGACGCCGCCGACATGCTCGACACGGTATACCGGCGCGACCTGTTTGTGACGCAACTGGAGAGCGCCCAGCACACTTACCGGTATCATACGCTGTTTGCCGACTTCCTGACCAGGGAACTGGCGCGACGACAGCCCGGCCAGGCCGCCATTCTGCACGGCCGGGCTGCCGCATACTATGAACAGCGCGATCCGGAGCGTGCGGTCCGCCACTTTATTCTGGCGGGACTGGATGAACGCGCCGCCCGGCTCATCGAAGAAACGGGCGAACCGTTGCTGCAGCAGGGCTTTGCGGAATCACTCCAGAAACGGCTGGCCCAACTGCCCGCCGCGGTCCTCGAGCGCCGACCCCGCTTGCTCTACCTACAGGGCGCTTGCGTGTACGAGCGCGGCGATCCGGTTCAGGCGCGCGCACTCCTGCAACGCGCCGCCGAGCAACTGGCCGCGTCCGGCGACGAGGCGTGGCGCGGCCGAGCGATCGCGCTATTGGCTGGCATGTCACTCTACCAGGGCGACCTTGACCGAAGCCGCGCGCTCATCGAGCAAGCGCTCGCGTGCCCCATTCCGCCCGACCAGCGCGTGACGCTGCTCATCGGGCGCGCCCGTTTCGGGCTCCTGCAGCAGCGCTGGACGGATTCGGAGCGCGACCTCGATGCGGCGTTGCGGGCTGCACAAGATCATGGAAAAATCGCGGTCCTGCATACCGTGCTCCAACTCCACCCTACGTTCGCGTTCCTGCCGCACGGCCTCGAATACATCGAGCGCGTTTGCCTGCTCGTGCGAGCCCAGTTGGGCGATCCGCCTCCGGCGATCCCGCTGCGGGTCGCCTACGACGGGTTGATGGCGCTGGCCCACCTGCTGCGCGGGCGGTTGGCGGATGCGGCGCAAGCCAGCCAGGACGGACTCTTCCTCATTCAGCGGTTTGGCGCCGACGCGTCCGGCTCGGCTTCACTGCTGGCTATGGCCGCGGTAAATGTGGAGCAGGCGCGGGGCAACGACGCGGCGATCGAAGCCATGCTGAACGCGATTTTCGCGAGTATCGAGCACGGCGGTATGGGCGAAACGATGGTACCCGGGCCGCTCTACCAGTTGGGTAGGCTCCGCTGGCGGCAGGGACGCTTGCCTGAAGCACGGCAGATCTACGACCGCATGGCGCCCGCCGAAGCGAGCGGTAAACTGCCCGGCGCGCCCGTGCTGCGCGCCATGTTGGGCGGCCTGCTGGAGATGGCCGACCGGCAATTCGAGGCAGCGGAGCAGACGTTGCACCGTGCCGTCCAACTCGAGGCTGAACGGCGGGCTTCACTAGCCTTTGGCAACGCACGTCCTCTGCTGGCGCTGCTCTATCTGAAGTGGCAGCGCCCCCAGGCCGCTATCGATGCACTCGCACCGCTCTTGGCGGAATGTGAATCCCGGGGAACGCCGGGCCTGCTCCTCCGGGAAGGTGATCTCGTCATTCCGCTCCTGCATCTCGCCGAGCAGACCAACGTCCATGCCACATTCGCTCGGCGCCTGCTCGCCATCCTCGGTGCGGACCAAGCACCCCAGCCGGTGCGGGTGCCGAACACGGGCGAAACGCTGACCCCGCGCGAAGTGGACGTGCTACGACTGATGGTCGCGGGCGCCGGCAACCAGGCCATTGCCGATGCGCTGGTTATCAGCCTGCACACGGTGAAGCACCATGTCGCCCAGATCCTTGCCAAACTCGCCGTTTCCTCGCGCACGGAAGCCGCCGCGCGCGCGCGCGATCTGCGCATCGACTAA
- a CDS encoding pyridoxamine 5'-phosphate oxidase family protein, which translates to MLDRLRERVAACLAHAPVCLLSTQSADGVRALPVRCRSSGLDVECLVPRWADVVFDLERDPRALLIFHNTEVPDMRWLQYRGRACVLSMSANVGQWPAGIAVHNRADRFVAVQIMPSRIDLIDESRGWGILETLEF; encoded by the coding sequence ATGTTGGATCGGCTGCGCGAACGCGTGGCGGCATGCCTGGCCCATGCCCCGGTGTGCCTCTTGAGCACGCAAAGCGCGGATGGCGTCCGGGCCCTTCCGGTGCGCTGCCGGAGTTCCGGTTTGGACGTGGAATGCCTGGTGCCGCGCTGGGCTGACGTCGTTTTCGACTTGGAGCGCGACCCGCGCGCACTGCTCATATTCCACAATACCGAAGTGCCGGACATGCGCTGGCTGCAATACCGGGGCCGCGCCTGCGTGTTGTCCATGTCCGCCAACGTCGGTCAGTGGCCGGCCGGCATCGCCGTTCACAACCGTGCCGATCGCTTCGTTGCCGTGCAAATCATGCCCAGCCGCATTGATCTCATCGACGAGAGCCGGGGATGGGGTATCCTCGAGACTCTCGAATTCTAA
- the bphX gene encoding BphX family protein, whose protein sequence is MNRLKWWFRLYGAFYLLLGAMNMYGTFVDPSFFAQTLPYPAPADVVKAFVDGWSPFAFEIVGIGTFLLWASRNPRRYVGTVWLAVWLELWHGIVGDLYLIAKGFDAASYIVFIVIHLVIIATGVMFAQQVEADSAKA, encoded by the coding sequence ATGAATCGTCTGAAGTGGTGGTTCCGTCTGTACGGAGCGTTCTATCTGCTCCTCGGCGCGATGAACATGTACGGCACGTTTGTGGATCCAAGTTTCTTTGCCCAGACCCTGCCATATCCGGCGCCGGCGGACGTCGTCAAAGCGTTCGTGGATGGCTGGTCACCTTTCGCTTTCGAGATCGTCGGCATTGGCACCTTCCTGCTCTGGGCGTCGCGCAATCCGCGCCGGTACGTCGGCACCGTCTGGCTTGCCGTGTGGCTCGAGCTGTGGCACGGCATTGTGGGTGACCTGTATCTGATCGCCAAGGGCTTTGACGCGGCGAGCTACATCGTGTTCATCGTCATACACCTCGTCATCATCGCCACCGGCGTAATGTTCGCGCAGCAGGTTGAGGCGGACTCAGCCAAGGCATAA
- a CDS encoding EamA family transporter — protein MTAFDSLPAAAPLFATPISVIFLGEKLNRRNVLGMLMCVAGVWAVTIQ, from the coding sequence TTGACCGCCTTCGACAGCTTGCCCGCGGCGGCGCCGCTGTTCGCGACGCCGATCTCGGTGATCTTCCTCGGCGAAAAGCTGAACCGGCGCAACGTACTCGGCATGTTGATGTGCGTGGCGGGCGTCTGGGCGGTGACGATCCAGTAG